In Musa acuminata AAA Group cultivar baxijiao chromosome BXJ2-10, Cavendish_Baxijiao_AAA, whole genome shotgun sequence, a genomic segment contains:
- the LOC104000044 gene encoding galactolipase DONGLE, chloroplastic-like produces the protein MASSTVSMPKQQLALRNPRPCRPRPGMSVAAPRRTPSAAPVLRSRADRAREATSRLASVWRKIQGADDWNDLVQPLSPLLREEIVRYGEFVMACYKAFDLDPASQRYLSCKYGKRRMLEEVGLESSGYEITKYIYATPDISIPMQHGTCCGRWIGYVAVSSDEEVRRLGRRDVLVTFRGTVTSTEWIANFMSSLRPANLDPHDPRIDVKVESGFLSLYTSDDSTCRFGQGSCREQLLGEVSRLTNKYQDEEMSITLAGHSMGSALALLSGYDLAELGLNRFQQQREIPITVYSFGGPRVGNTGFKERCEELGVKVLRVVNVHDPVTKLPGLFMNEHFRALGETYQLPWSCSCYAHVGVELALDFFKMQNPACVHDLGTYIGLLKCPKMVQVHKEGMVDLLAKAKMTLRKHKLQGWPWQDAAMQVGNLVQSLGLI, from the coding sequence ATGGCTTCCTCCACCGTCTCCATGCCCAAGCAGCAGCTGGCCCTGCGGAACCCCCGGCCATGCCGGCCTCGCCCCGGGATGTCTGTCGCCGCGCCCCGGCGGACGCCGTCGGCTGCCCCGGTGCTCCGGTCTCGGGCGGACAGGGCACGGGAGGCGACGAGCCGCCTGGCTAGCGTGTGGAGGAAGATCCAGGGCGCCGACGACTGGAACGACCTCGTCCAGCCGCTGAGCCCGTTGCTGCGCGAGGAGATCGTCCGGTACGGGGAGTTCGTCATGGCGTGCTACAAGGCGTTCGACCTCGACCCGGCGTCGCAGCGCTACCTGAGTTGCAAGTACGGGAAGCGCCGCATGCTGGAGGAGGTGGGGTTGGAGTCGTCCGGATACGAGATCACCAAGTACATCTACGCGACGCCGGACATCAGCATCCCCATGCAGCACGGCACCTGCTGTGGCCGGTGGATCGGGTACGTTGCGGTGTCGTCGGACGAGGAGGTGAGGCGGCTGGGGCGGCGGGACGTGCTGGTGACCTTCCGGGGGACCGTCACCAGCACCGAGTGGATCGCCAACTTCATGAGCTCGCTGAGGCCGGCGAACCTGGACCCGCACGACCCCCGGATCGACGTGAAGGTCGAGTCGGGGTTCCTCAGCCTGTACACCTCCGACGACAGCACCTGTAGGTTCGGCCAAGGGAGCTGCCGGGAGCAGTTGCTCGGGGAAGTGTCCCGGCTCACCAACAAGTACCAGGACGAGGAGATGAGCATCACATTGGCCGGACACAGCATGGGGAGCGCCCTCGCACTCCTCTCCGGGTACGACCTCGCCGAGCTTGGCCTCAACCGGTTCCAGCAGCAGCGGGAGATACCGATCACGGTGTACTCGTTCGGAGGGCCGAGGGTCGGCAACACCGGCTTCAAGGAGAGGTGCGAAGAGCTCGGAGTGAAGGTCTTGAGGGTGGTGAACGTCCATGATCCGGTCACCAAGCTGCCCGGCCTGTTCATGAACGAGCACTTCCGTGCTCTCGGCGAGACCTATCAGCTCCCATGGAGCTGCTCCTGCTACGCTCACGTTGGAGTCGAGCTCGCCCTCGACTTCTTCAAGATGCAAAACCCTGCGTGTGTTCATGACCTGGGGACATACATAGGGCTACTCAAGTGCCCCAAGATGGTGCAAGTCCACAAGGAGGGCATGGTGGATCTGCTGGCAAAGGCAAAGATGACGCTCAGGAAGCACAAGTTACAGGGATGGCCATGGCAAGATGCAGCAATGCAAGTGGGGAATCTGGTGCAATCTCTGGGACTAATTTGA